The Perca flavescens isolate YP-PL-M2 chromosome 23, PFLA_1.0, whole genome shotgun sequence genome has a window encoding:
- the lsm8 gene encoding LSM8 homolog, U6 small nuclear RNA associated, whose translation MSTALESYINRTVAIVTSDGRMIVGTLKGFDQTINLILDESHERVFSSSQGVEQVVLGLYIVRGDNVAVIGEIDEDTDSTLDLGNIRAEPLNSIVH comes from the exons ATGTCCACCGCTCTGGAGAGCTACATCAACC GTACCGTTGCCATCGTCACCTCAGACGGCAGGATGATTGTG ggaaCCCTGAAGGGCTTCGACCAGACCATCAACCTGATCCTGGACGAGAGCCACGAGCGCGTGTTCAGCTCCAGTCAGGGCGTGGAGCAGGTGGTGCTGGGACTCTACATCGTCAGAGGAGACAACGT ggcgGTTATCGGGGAGATCGACGAGGACACAGACTCCACTCTGGATTTAGGAAACATCAGAGCCGAGCCGCTCAACTCCATCGTCCACTAG